A single genomic interval of Argopecten irradians isolate NY chromosome 8, Ai_NY, whole genome shotgun sequence harbors:
- the LOC138328940 gene encoding uncharacterized protein gives MDIKLFLIFLVIICVVQQGPVAYRGITCVEPEPGYTKIILNYLTARDFPKACPTHGYLLLTIGNEVFYTMLRGIVSLMIVYAYVYAPLIGKRTKQRWRTVRSMFREWRARRSLCRFCGTDPCQAKRASWKRFEPRVWNVVDFEKRAHAMKMFSQGIELSVDLTKELPRDELYWARKYRDYFEEEHLALFPLCVQRQINAWYPLPY, from the exons ATGGATATCAAacttttcttgattttcttgGTAATCATTTGCGTCGTGCAGCAAGGCCCTGTCGCTTATCGAGGCATTACATG CGTGGAGCCCGAACCaggatatacaaaaataatcttaaattatCTCACCGCCAGAGACTTTCCGAAAGCCTGTCCAACGCATGGCTATCTGCTGTTG acgATCGGAAATGAGGTGTTTTATACCATGCTACGTGGAATTGTTTCTCTGATGATTGTTTACGCATATGTCTATGCACCACTGATTGGAAAGCGCACCAAGCAAAGATGGAGAACAGTCCGTTCCATGTTCAGGGAATGGAGAGCTC GTCGCTCACTCTGCCGCTTCTGTGGCACTGATCCATGCCAAGCAAAGCGAGCTTCATGGAAGCGCTTCGAACCACGTGTGTGGAATGTAGTGGATTTCGAAAAGCGTGCCCATGCTATGAAGATGTTCAGCCAAGGGATTGAGCTGTCAGTAGACTTGACAAAGGAGCTCCCCCGCGATGAATTATATTGGGCAAGGAAGTACCGCGACTATTTCGAGGAGGAACATTTGGCTCTGTTCCCGCTTTGTGTTCAGCGTCAAATCAACGCCTGGTACCCACTGCCTTACTAG
- the LOC138330228 gene encoding ruvB-like 2 — MAAPTVEKVQEVREVTRIERIGAHSHIRGLGLDDALDARNVSQGMVGQVEARRAAGVILEMIKEGKIAGRACLIAGHPGTGKTAIAMAMAQALGTDTPFTSIAGSEIFSLEMSKTEALTQAFRKSIGVRIKEETEIIEGEVVEIQIDRPATGTGAKVGKLTLKTTEMETIYDLGQKMIESLTKEKVQAGDIITIDKATGKITKLGRSFTRARDYDAMGAQTKFVQCPEGELQKRKEVVHTVTLHEIDVINSRTQGFLALFSGDTGEIKGEVREQINSKVAEWREEGKAEIVPGVLFVDEVHMLDIECFSFLNRALEDDMAPILIMATNRGITRIRGTNYQSPHGIPIDMLDRLLIIATTPYEEKEIKQILKIRCEEEDVEMTDDALTVLTKIGMETSLRYAIQLITVASLVCRKRKGSEVDVDDIKRVYSLFLDESRSTQFLKEYQQEFMFNEMSSTDAMETS, encoded by the exons ATGGCGGCG CCAACAGTTGAAAAAGTTCAGGAAGTGAGAGAGGTTACAAGAATTGAGAGAATTG GAGCACATTCCCATATCCGAGGATTGGGTCTTGATGATGCATTGGATGCCAGAAATGTGTCCCAAGGCATGGTGGGCCAGGTGGAGGCTCGTCGAGCTGCAGGAGTCATTCTGGAGATGATCAAA gAAGGAAAGATTGCTGGACGTGCTTGTCTTATTGCTGGTCATCCTGGTACAGGAAAAACTGCCATAGCTATGG CTATGGCCCAAGCTTTAGGTACAGACACACCCTTCACCAGTATAGCAGGCAGTGAAATCTTTTCTCTTGAGATGAGCAAAACAGAAGCATTGACGCAAGCATTCAGAAAATCTATCGGTGTTCGAATTAA AGAAGAGACTGAAATAATAGAAGGCGAAGTTGTGGAAATACAAATAGACAGACCAGCCACAGGCACG GGTGCCAAAGTTGGAAAACTCACACTAAAAACTACAGAAATGGAAACAATATATGATCTGGGACAGAAGATGATTGAGTCGTTAACAAAAGAAAAAGTACAAGCAGG tGATATCATAACAATAGATAAAGCCACCGGCAAAATCACAAAGCTGGGACGATCATTTACGCGAGCACGAGATTATGATGCAATGGGAGCCCAG accAAATTTGTACAGTGCCCAGAGGGAGAGTTACAGAAGAGAAAGGAAGTCGTCCATACCGTGACGTTACACGAGATTGATGTTATTAACAGTAGAACACAAGGTTTCCTCGCTCTCTTCTCAG GTGATACCGGAGAAATCAAAGGAGAAGTGAGAGAACAGATCAACAGTAAAGTGGCGGAGTGGAGAGAGGAAGGGAAGGCTGAAATTGTCCCTGGG GTGTTGTTTGTAGATGAGGTTCACATGTTGGACATTGAGTGTTTCTCTTTCCTGAACAGAGCCCTAGAGGACGACATGGCTCCTATTCTAATTATGGCCACTAACAGGGGTATCACAAG gATCCGAGGCACAAATTACCAGAGTCCCCACGGTATACCTATTGACATGTTGGACAGATTGCTTATCATCGCCACAACTCCATACGAGGAAAAAGAGATCAAACAGATCCTCAAAATTAG gtGTGAAGAAGAAGATGTAGAGATGACAGATGATGCACTGACAGTACTGACGAAAATCGGAATGGAGACGTCGCTTAGATACGCTATCCAACTTATCACAGTAGCCAGTCTGGTGTGTCGAAAGAGAAAG ggatctgaggtGGATGTGGATGATATCAAACGAGTTTACTCTTTATTCCTGGATGAGTCAAGATCTACACAATTCTTAAAGGAGTATCAACAGGAGTTTATGTTCAACGAGATGTCAT CCACAGACGCTATGGAAACGAGTTAA